From the genome of Triticum aestivum cultivar Chinese Spring chromosome 3B, IWGSC CS RefSeq v2.1, whole genome shotgun sequence, one region includes:
- the LOC123068636 gene encoding N-glycosylase/DNA lyase OGG1: MRPPLLPRVASAASASATPPRRQRTVRPPMPSSPALLSSTPPPAAPVETPKPETTQQHPPPARRRLTLADEEWHPLPLSLAELSLPLTLPTGQTFLWRRTSLSPLRFTAAVGPHLVSLSHLPDDDRLAFLLHNDDPASPSSSVAAARAALCDYLNSAVPLADLWVQFTAADARFAEVAARLGGGGARVLRQDPVECLFQFLCSSNNNIARIEKMVWTLAGYGERLGEVGGFVFHRFPTVERLAQVSEQELREAGFGYRAKYVVGTARKLMAKPGGGAKWLALLRDRELPEVIEGLCTLPGVGPKVAACIALFSLDKNQAIPVDTHVWKVATRYMLPELADKSLTPKLSIVVADAFVAKFGEYAGWAQNVLFIGQLPAKKLVATEVTSDTAKPTKRKRAKMVEIQA; this comes from the exons ATGCGTCCCCCGCTCCTCCCCCgcgtcgcctccgccgcctccgcctccgccacaCCTCCTCGCCGCCAGCGCACCGTCAGGCCGCCGATGCCGTCCTCCCCTGCCCTCCTCTCCTCCACCCCACCGCCGGCCGCGCCCGTAGAAACCCCCAAGCCCGAGACCACCCAGCAGCACCCTcctcccgcccgccgccgcctaacCCTCGCCGACGAGGAGTGGCACCCGCTCCCCCTCTCTCTCGCCGAGCTCTCCCTTCCGCTCACCCTCCCCACCGGCCAGACCTTCCTCTGGCGCCGCACCTCCCTCTCCCCGCTCCGATTCACGGCCGCCGTGGGCCCgcacctcgtctccctctcccacctCCCCGACGACgaccgcctcgccttcctcctccacAACGACGAccccgcctccccctcctcctccgtcgccgccgcccgggccgCGCTGTGCGACTACCTGAACTCCGCCGTCCCCCTCGCCGACCTCTGGGTCCAGTTCACCGCCGCCGATGCGCGCTTCGCGGAGGTCGcggcgcggctcggcggcggcggcgcccgggtGCTCAGGCAGGACCCGGTCGAGTGCCTGTTCCAGTTCCTCTGCTCCTCCAACAACAACATCGCGCGGATCGAGAAGATGGTCTGGACGCTGGCCGGATACGGGGAGCGGCTCGGAGAGGTCGGCGGCTTCGTCTTCCACCGGTTCCCCACTGTCGAGCGGCTCGCGCAGGTGTCCGAGCAGGAGCTTCGGGAGGCTGGGTTTGGGTACAG GGCAAAGTATGTTGTTGGCACAGCTAGAAAATTGATGGCCAAGCCTGGTGGAGGTGCAAAATGGCTTGCCTTGCTGCGTGACAGGGAACTTCCGGAGGTAATTGAGGGTCTTTGTACCCTGCCAGGTGTTGGTCCAAAAGTTGCAGCCTGCATTGCTCTGTTCTCTCTTGATAAGAATCAGGCTATTCCTGTTGACACACATGTCTGGAAG GTTGCTACACGATATATGTTGCCTGAGCTAGCTGACAAGAGCCTGACTCCAAAACTGAGCATTGTTGTCGCCGATGCATTTGTAGCCAAATTTGGCGAGTATGCTGGTTGGGCGCAGAATGTTCTCTTTATCGGCCAACTACCTGCTAAAAAACTTGTGGCCACCGAAGTTACCAGTGACACCGCGAAACCTACCAAGAGGAAACGTGCGAAGATGGTTGAAATACAGGCATGA
- the LOC123068637 gene encoding uncharacterized protein isoform X2 has protein sequence MAQLLHEKRNPRSKLAEGISGSIMSRLASSPVLPLDDEDLLQEILIRLSPQPSSLPRASLVCPCWRSILSNHKFLCRFRKHHRKPPLLGFFARCLITKTTVFTSVLDSPDRIPAGHFLVPHSHNPSKRLRFMGCRHGLAVLFEMSLNSPMPTGLIVWDPLTGQQHNHLTMPPGLNGDKWKCWNSTVLCTNVEDGHVHGDCFSNPFKFVLIFNRDTDASACVYESTSGVWGDIVSVVTKKVISPLRPSILIGNVLYWLLVGGEVLVHDFERQSLGMIEKPADTHNGHAEFSYHLLRTEDNGLGLAIVSNFTIKLWERKSNRDGVVGWEFLKKVAPLDGLFPEPMLSGHMWILLVGYDEDTNVIVLSTMTSTFMLQLDSMQIRDISVRRRVPSRGLLQLHIW, from the exons ATGGCGCAGCTCCTCCATGAGAAACG GAACCCTAGATCCAAATTGGCTGAGGGGATTTCTGGCTCAATTATGAGCCGCCTCGCTTCCTCACCGGTGCTACCGCTCGATGATGAGGACCTTCTCCAAGAGATCCTCATCCGCCTCTCTCCACAACCATCCTCCCTCCCGCGCGCCTCCCTTGTCTGCCCGTGCTGGCGCAGCATCCTCTCCAACCACAAGTTCCTCTGTCGCTTTCGCAAGCATCACAGGAAACCACCTCTGCTTGGCTTCTTCGCAAGGTGTTTAATCACTAAAACGACCGTCTTCACTTCCGTCCTTGACTCGCCTGACCGCATCCCTGCTGGTCACTTTCTCGTGCCGCACAGCCACAACCCATCCAAGCGGTTGCGCTTCATGggatgccgccatggcctcgccgtcctatttgaaatgtcactcaattccCCCATGCCAACAGGTTTGATTGTGTGGGATCCACTCACTGGTCAACAACACAACCATTTGACAATGCCACCAGGGCTCAATGGAGACAAATGGAAGTGTTGGAATAGCACTGTGTTGTGCACTAATGTCGAAGATGGGCATGTGCACGGTGATTGCTTCTCGAACCCATTCAAATTTGTCTTGATCTTCAACAGAGACACAGATGCTTCAGCATGCGTCTATGAATCAACATCTGGTGTATGGGGAGATATTGTCTCTGTGGTGACCAAGAAAGTAATTTCTCCCCTGAGACCCAGCATCCTGATTGGAAATGTACTTTACTGGTTGCTTGTTGGAGGTGAAGTCCTTGTGCATGATTTTGAAAGGCAGAGTCTTGGTATGATTGAGAAGCCAGCAGACACACATAATGGACATGCCGAGTTTTCTTATCATCTCTTACGGACAGAGGATAATGGACTTGGTCTCGCCATTGTGTCTAATTTTACAATCAAATTATGGGAGAGGAAATCCAACCGTGATGGTGTTGTTGGCTGGGAGTTTTTGAAGAAAGTTGCTCCATTGGATGGGTTGTTTCCGGAGCCGATGCTTAGTGGTCACATGTGGATACTTTTGGTGGGGTATgatgaggacacaaatgtgattgtTCTGTCTACGATGACTAGCACGTTCATGCTCCAACTTGATTCTATGCAAATCAGAGATATTTCT GTGAGGAGAAGGGTACCCAGCCGAGGACTACTACAACTACACATATGGTGA
- the LOC123068637 gene encoding uncharacterized protein isoform X1, which yields MAQLLHEKRNPRSKLAEGISGSIMSRLASSPVLPLDDEDLLQEILIRLSPQPSSLPRASLVCPCWRSILSNHKFLCRFRKHHRKPPLLGFFARCLITKTTVFTSVLDSPDRIPAGHFLVPHSHNPSKRLRFMGCRHGLAVLFEMSLNSPMPTGLIVWDPLTGQQHNHLTMPPGLNGDKWKCWNSTVLCTNVEDGHVHGDCFSNPFKFVLIFNRDTDASACVYESTSGVWGDIVSVVTKKVISPLRPSILIGNVLYWLLVGGEVLVHDFERQSLGMIEKPADTHNGHAEFSYHLLRTEDNGLGLAIVSNFTIKLWERKSNRDGVVGWEFLKKVAPLDGLFPEPMLSGHMWILLVGYDEDTNVIVLSTMTSTFMLQLDSMQIRDISVRTNLRHPVIYPYRNFYTAGEEKGTQPRTTTTTHMVNCGI from the exons ATGGCGCAGCTCCTCCATGAGAAACG GAACCCTAGATCCAAATTGGCTGAGGGGATTTCTGGCTCAATTATGAGCCGCCTCGCTTCCTCACCGGTGCTACCGCTCGATGATGAGGACCTTCTCCAAGAGATCCTCATCCGCCTCTCTCCACAACCATCCTCCCTCCCGCGCGCCTCCCTTGTCTGCCCGTGCTGGCGCAGCATCCTCTCCAACCACAAGTTCCTCTGTCGCTTTCGCAAGCATCACAGGAAACCACCTCTGCTTGGCTTCTTCGCAAGGTGTTTAATCACTAAAACGACCGTCTTCACTTCCGTCCTTGACTCGCCTGACCGCATCCCTGCTGGTCACTTTCTCGTGCCGCACAGCCACAACCCATCCAAGCGGTTGCGCTTCATGggatgccgccatggcctcgccgtcctatttgaaatgtcactcaattccCCCATGCCAACAGGTTTGATTGTGTGGGATCCACTCACTGGTCAACAACACAACCATTTGACAATGCCACCAGGGCTCAATGGAGACAAATGGAAGTGTTGGAATAGCACTGTGTTGTGCACTAATGTCGAAGATGGGCATGTGCACGGTGATTGCTTCTCGAACCCATTCAAATTTGTCTTGATCTTCAACAGAGACACAGATGCTTCAGCATGCGTCTATGAATCAACATCTGGTGTATGGGGAGATATTGTCTCTGTGGTGACCAAGAAAGTAATTTCTCCCCTGAGACCCAGCATCCTGATTGGAAATGTACTTTACTGGTTGCTTGTTGGAGGTGAAGTCCTTGTGCATGATTTTGAAAGGCAGAGTCTTGGTATGATTGAGAAGCCAGCAGACACACATAATGGACATGCCGAGTTTTCTTATCATCTCTTACGGACAGAGGATAATGGACTTGGTCTCGCCATTGTGTCTAATTTTACAATCAAATTATGGGAGAGGAAATCCAACCGTGATGGTGTTGTTGGCTGGGAGTTTTTGAAGAAAGTTGCTCCATTGGATGGGTTGTTTCCGGAGCCGATGCTTAGTGGTCACATGTGGATACTTTTGGTGGGGTATgatgaggacacaaatgtgattgtTCTGTCTACGATGACTAGCACGTTCATGCTCCAACTTGATTCTATGCAAATCAGAGATATTTCTGTAAGAACTAATCTACGTCACCCAGTCATTTATCCCTATAGAAATTTCTATACTGCAG GTGAGGAGAAGGGTACCCAGCCGAGGACTACTACAACTACACATATGGTGAATTGCGGAATATGA